A region of the Perognathus longimembris pacificus isolate PPM17 chromosome 7, ASM2315922v1, whole genome shotgun sequence genome:
CAGCTTACTAGTTCAccctggcacactaccacttgagccacatttttagcctggctttttactagttagttggagatggaatctagagGACCTCTCTGCACAGGTTGGCTGGGAACCATTCATGCTCCAGATCCctcctttctgagtagctaggattacagacatgagatacTTGTgcccaacatcattctttgttTCCTCCCTTACAGTCTTGGGCTTTGCACTCGGCCTCACGCTTACTAGGCAAGTCCCCTAGCATTGAGCCATTTATCCATTAACTATTTTCAGATAACTTCTCAGAACCGGGACCACAATCCTCTTTGTTATTCTTATTgaagagctgggatgacagccgtGTTCTTGTAAGCTTAGTTATTGGTTGAGAagtggtcttgtgaactttttaccTGGGGTGGACTTGTTCCACTCATTTGCTTACTCACAAACAGCAGCCATTACAGATATGAGACAGTGTGCCCAGTCTTCTCCTTCTCCACCATTCTTGTGTGAGGCCACTATGAATTGATTTAGGGTCACTGATCCATCTGGAATGATCTCTCACATGCAAAGACCTCTCTTCCAGATAAGGAAtggtggtggtactggaatttgaatgcaGGTCCTCATGTTTGTTAGgttaccactagagtcacacctCTATCCTGCAACTAGGTCTAAAAATGTGCCATATCTTTTCTGGAGCCACTGGTGACTAGCTGTCCAAAGTATACATGGTCTCTTCAAAGTAGAAAGGCCCCCCATCCTGGCCCCTAGGAATGTCTATGATGGCCTTGCCCCTCCCCACAGGACTTGGGCACAGGGTTGGGGAGCACCTTCTAGAGTCTTCTAAAAGGCTTGGATGGAGGAGGCTTTTTAGGAGCTGTTGGACTAGGACAGGGTAGAGCAGGTACCATATGGACAGGTCTAAAGCAGGCTGGGCAGGCTCAGTATTCATAGAGAGGCCACATGGCACAGGTGACAAGCCTTTTTGTTATCCTCAAACCCAAACCTTGTAAGAGAATGGAATGGGACTAAGAGGTTATGAGGAGATAGGCAGAACTTGGAGTGAGGTGGCCACAATCCAAGGAATGCCAGCTGCCAACAGAAGAAGGAGGACGAAGCCAGTGAGGCTTCTTTTCCAGAACCTTCATAGTGAATGTAGCATGGCTGTTCTCTTGATCTTGAATTTTTGGTCACCAGAACTGCAGTTCTAGTTGGTCACCAGGGCAACCACACAGCTTATGTTGCTGTAATTCTGCCTCAGGAGAACCAGTAGGAGGAGCAGGTAACTGAGGCCCTGCCCACTGGGCTGCTCCCAGCCAATGACAGAGCTCAAGGTAGAGCTGGGCCACCTGACTTGATAACAAGACTCAGTAAGTGGCAGCATGCTATTGGAGTTTCCTGACTCTCTCATTGGCCAGCTACATGGCTCTGAATAGCTTTCTATGTGTATGTCTCACTGGCCTGGTCAATAAAATGGTCCCACTAGGAGGTAGCTTGTGAAGACTTTTGGAAGACTGAGTTTATCTATAGTCCTTAAAACAGTGTTCAAAATGGGTTCTCAGAGCATGACACCATtgatacatatgaacacatataacATCGCTTTTCtggttctcctctttctcctctaacACATGTCACCTTGGGAAGATGAAGACGACCCTGTTGAGGTGTATCTCTTGGGCACGAGCATCCAGATTAATCATGTGGAAATCATGGACAGGGTCACCATCTCTAACATTGAGACAGTACCTGAGGAGGAGTGGCTGAACACCAGCACACCCAGGACAGAGGTGAGCTGCCCTTCCCCAAGCCCATCCTGGAGGAAGGTGAGGACCACCAGACATGGAGCACCGTGGCCCCTCCCCAGACATCACTGTCCATCCCAAGTCCTCAATTGTAGGGGAGGAAGGGTGGCATTGTCAGTCCATCTGGGACCTGTTGGGAAATCATGGGGTAGGCGGCTTTCTCATCTAGTTCTTGTGTTGGTGGAACAGGAGGACAGTTGTGAAAGCCATGGCACCCACCTGGCAGCACTGGTCAGTGGGCAGAGTGTCGGCATTGCCAAGAACATCAGCATACACAGCATACCTGTGCTCAACTGCCAAGGGAAGGGCACGGTCAGCGGGATCCTCATGGGTGAGTGCAGACCCCCACAGCCACTTTAGCCAGATGCATTTGACCCACCATTGATTGGCTCATCTGGTTGACAATAGAGAACCATCACTGCTGTTTTGTAGGCAAGGGGCTGGAGGAGAGCAGCATGTCTTCTCCACGTAGTCATCTTGGCTTTGTTCTCTCAGGTTTGGAGTTTATTTGGAAAAAGCTGGTCTCCAAGCCCTCCAAGCGGATGGTAGTGCTGCTGCCCCTGGTGAGTGGCTACAGTAGGAGCATCAATAGTGCCTGCAAGCGCCTGGCAAGGGCTGGAGCAGTGCTGGTGGCCGCAGCAGGCAACTTTCGGAGAAATGCCTGTGCCTACTCCCCAGCATCGTCTCCTGAGGTAGGTGCCAACAGGGCTTCGTGCACATGTTCTCCTAGCAAGTTGTCAGAGGCCCAGCACCCCTACCCCAGTGTGACAATAAACCAGTTGGACTAGCTCTACCTTGCCTTCAAAGCCCCTCCCACCAACTATGTCCCTTCTGCAAATCTGCCATCTttgccaccctcccccctcctgatTGACATTTGCAGAGCCACTGCTTTTTGTGGAGCTTGTCTGGCCTGGCAGTATTAAGGGGAAGACAGGTGTCCCACTTCCAGAATTTCTGTGCCCTGGAATGTGGGGAAGGTGCAGAAGCAAATCAGCTGTACTGCCACCTTATTTCCCCCACAAACTTTCAGACTCTAGTTCCACATGGTCTTACAGAGATGCTGATTTAAAACCCTCTGCACCCAGCCTGCCTCATTGTGGATTGCTCCACAGTACTCCAGCTTCCTGATAAGCACATTGTTTACTGTTGGTCTCCCAATTAAGACTGGTCTCCAGGGGCAAGGGGTGTTTTGTCTGCATCCTGTGGGAGCCCTGGGGCTGTGCCCAGGAGCCAGATTTTTCCAAGAGGGGATATTTGCATGGGGCTCATACAGGTACATAGGAGTTGATCagtctgcccctccaccctttccCTCAACTCTTTGCCAAATTCCAGGTCATCACAGTAGGAGCTGTTGATTCCCAGAACCAGCCATTCACCCAGGGACCTCTGGGGACCAACTATGGCTCCTGTGTGGACATCTTTGCTCCTGGGGAAAACATTGTCAGTGCTGCCAATGACTGTGACATTTGCTATGTAATGAAGAGCGGAACTGCACAGGCGGCTGCCCATGTGGCTGGTGAGTCACCAAATACTGTCTGGGCCACCAGGATTCCAGAAGCCCCTTTGGCCAGATCCTCCAAATGCCAGGTTCTGAGCAGGAGGACCAAATGGGCAGACCTGATGGTGATGGTGCAATTTTGCACTAATGGGGTCTGGGGAGATAAATAGGTGGTCACCTGGTGCACACAATGGCAAATACCAAGGCCTGAGGTAGGAGAGCAAGATGTCTCCCTTTCTAGCTTTCATTAAGCAAAGGATGGCAGGTGACTTCATTTTGGGAAGAGCAcaggatgtgtgtatgtgtgtgcatttgtatcCTAAAAGGAGTTTCCAGACAGGAGGGAGGGCCAGGTCATCACCTTGTCtgacctctccctcccccatcagGCATCGCAGCCTTGATGCTCACTGCCCAGCCAAATCTCACTGTGGCTGAGGTGAGGCAGAGGCTGATCCACTACTCTGTCAACAACGCTATCAATGACACCTGGTTCCCTGAGGAAGCACGAGTAATGACCCCCAACCTTGTGGCCGCTCTGCCCAACACCACCCAGGAAACAGGTGAGCAGGGCAGGTGGGTAGGCAGAGGCTAGCCAGGGGTGTGAGAGGCCTCTGTGATGGTGACAATCCCCAACCCAGTCTACAGAGGGACTGTCACCCTCAGATAGGACATTTTTACAACACTGATGTTTTAACTAAAAGTTTCATGTGGTATTGAAGTGGATGGAAGCTTTCTCTGGAGTTCCTAGGTGTCCTGCACCCTCAGAACCTCCTTACTCTTGGCCTTGTTGCAGGTGGACAGCTGTTCTGCAGAACTGTGTGGTCAGCACCCTGGAGCATAACACTGGCAGACCCTGCTGAGGCTCAATGTGACCCAGAAGAGGAGCTGCTTGGCTGCTCCAGTTTCTCCCCGAGTGGGAATCGGGAGGGCGAGCATGTGGGGGTGAGCTGCTCCACTCTGTGTGCCTAGTCTTCTGTCCTCTGGATTCCAGTCCCTATCTAAACCTTAAAGGCCTGGGAAAGGCCAGGTGCTCCCAGGGCACTCAGGACAGACAGCACCTCAGGCTCATAGGAAAGAAAGGACAGTGGTGGCTTAGGCTCTCTGCCTTGCCTAAAGCCATCTCCAAGCTGGGTGTTGTTGGCTTATGCCTCtcgtcctaactactcaggaggctgaaaattgaggttcatgattcaaagctagtccatgcaggaaagttcatgtgattctttttctctaattaatcactaaaagtctggaagaggagctgcaactctagtgataaagtgccagttttgagtgataaagctaagggactgcacccagaccctgagttcaattcccagggctagcactcttcctaCTCCTCCCATACCCACAGAAAAGCCACAGCTAGGACCCTCAGGTTGGGATGACAAAGGCTCTGTGAGTTGGGAACCTCAAAGGTGCAGAAGCAGTTGATGGAGTTCCCAGACCTTAAGTGGCCCTGGGAGTTGTAGAGGGCTTGGGTGGTGAGGCAGGAGACCATTTCTGCCTAGTAGTCAATGCTGGGAGGTTTCTCAGGAGAGGGCTGGCGGGCCACGGAGCCATAGGCTCTGTGCTGCTGTCTCAGGTCTTCTTGTCTCCACTTGAAAGCCATTGTCATTGTTGGAAAGAAGTCATAGCTGTTAAGAAAGCCTGCCTTGAGGGCAGGACAACCAGTGCTGAGAACTTGGGAACTTACAAATTGGGTCCCTCTCAGTCTAGGTTCTGCAGTTCCCAAAACCTCTTCTCAACAAGTTCCCATTTTGCTCTTTGACTCAGATCCTAGGGAACAGGCATGCTTGTCTATCATTTGGAGATAGACATGTTTCTGCGGTGGCCAGATGCTGCCTGCTCCCCAGAGCCAACTGCAGCATCCACACAGCTCCTCCAGCCTTGGTGGGGATGAAGACCTATAGCCACTGCCCACATCCTGACCATGTCCTCACAGGTAGGTGACAGATGGTCTCCAGCTTGGGCACTGGGTCTTCACAAGTTGCGTGGGTGGGGAGCCGCAGGTCAGGCCTGTCAGAAGTGGGCACAGCTGGGGTGGAATCCAATCGGCCACACAGTAGCTAGTAAGTTTCTTATGAGCCCTGTGCCTTAGTTTCTTCATCAAAAATGCTCAGCGTTTACCCTGGGACAGTATGCATTCTGGTGGCCACTGTCATCAAGCATCACTCTAATGTTTTTCTGATCTGGGGACGCTCTATAAAAAACCTGCACCAGGAAGTGTCAGGAAGTCATGGGTGAAGGCCGCACATAGGAGCTAGGGACGGTGGTTCTTGGGCTGGAGCCGTGCTCAGATGGAGCTGGTGCCAGGAAGAGTTTGAGAAGCTGTGGGAATTATCTGGAATCCCCAGCTCAGGAGCTGATGCTTGGCCAGCTAAATACTGGGGAGTCTAAAGGTTCTGGAATAGTAAGGATTAGGTGGGATTCAAATCTAGCTGTGTTAGTAGCAGTCAACTGAGCCCAGTGGCTGGAGTCTTGTCTATCACAAGAGCTCCATGTGGCTGCTGGCCTGGCAGCCTGGACTCTGGCAAAGCTGGCAGAGCCACAAgcactcactgtgtagcccatgcCCAAGTTCCATTTGCAGCTAAAGTTGCTGAGTGCCTTTCCTAAAGCCACGCAGCTAGGACAAGAGCTTTGGTCCTGGTTACCATAACCCAAATGCGGGCAGAACCCGGGTACATGGGCAGTATTGGGACTTCCCAGGCCTGTTCCTGCTTCAGCTAAACAGCATCTTTGCCAGTTGATACTGTTGCTCTGGCTGTCTTACAATCTGGCTATCTTACAAATAAGGACACTGAGGCTTAATGAAGCCCAGCAAACTGTCTACAATTTTACAACCAGATGtacctgactcccaagccccaaaACCCAGGCTCATGCTGAACTTTTTTCATTTGGTGATGGGTGAGGAAGGGACCTGAGGTGGGAGGGGCTTGGAGTGAGCAGTGATTGTACATCTCAGGCCTGGAAACCCTGCTCCATGGCTCCCCTTCTTTGGTGGAGAGGAGACCATGTGTTCCCAAGTAACTATGGCTCAGAGCAGCTGAGCTGCTCTCCCAAGTCAGATCAGCTGCAGAACTAAGCCGCAAGTCTTGTTGCTCAGGCTAATGTCGTTTCTACTCAGAACTGCTCCAGGCTGTCCTGGCTTTCAACTTTACAGAGAAAGGGGTGTGGTTGAAGGAACAAAGATAGGGGGTCCCCCATATTGCAGTGTCGGAGCTGGCCTTTCTCTGCCCTAGGCTGCAGCTCACATTGGGGGATAGACCTTGGTGTCCACCAGTATACTTCAAGGAAGCAAGGTCATCAGACCAGCCAGTGCGTTGGGAACAATGAGGCCAGTATCCATGCGTTCTGCTGCCATGCTCCGGGCCTGCAGTGCAAAACGAAGAAGTACAGGGCATTGCGTCTCTTGGAGAAGGTAAAGGGTTGGGGTTGTGGGAGATGGGGTGGAGATGGCTGAGGCCTGCAGACTCTTGGGGAAGAGGACCTGAGTACCTGTGTTgtcatgtgctgtgtgtgtgtgtgtgtgtgtgtgtgtgtgtgtgtgtgtgtgtttgtgtgagagagagagagagagagagagagagagagagagaggacatgtggtagggtttattttatttctgtccaTATTAGTAAGGTTTGTTCTCCATGTTCCCTATACCCCTTTGAGGATAGCATACATAAATATGTCATAAAGAAGTGGAATGCTGAGGCTGGACACAGTAATGTAATGCTGTGCCTGTTGCACTTGCTACTGATAAGGAAGAAataggatctcagtttgaggcctaTCTGGGCAAAGAAAGGTGAGGTCCTAGctgtaaaataacaaaagcaaatggGGCCagatgtgactcaattggtagaatgcctgctgaacaatcacaagttcaagacctagtattatcttaaaaaatcaaaaaacaaaagcaaagccaggagtctgtgactcacacctgtactccaaATTATTAAGGAggttgagacctaaggattggggttcaaagccaacctgggcaagaaagtcagtgaaactcttgcCTCTAATTAACTgtctgaaaaagccagaactggagctgtggctcaggtctggggttcaaaccccaggattgcgcacacacacacaccacacacacacacacacacacacacacacacacacacacacacacacacacacacacacacacttctccatTTAGTAAACCTACTGGGAGTTTGCTCAGGGCTGGAACACCTGAGCAGCCATGAAAGGTTGGTGGAAGAAGGAAGGTCCCTGAAGAGAGGAtggatcacacctgtagtcctggtGGCTGAGAGCTAGCCTGTAGAGCCCAAGGCAGGAGGAGCTTGGGGCCTGAGGGTGGTGTCTCTGGTCTGGACTGGGGATGAGTGTGAAAAAGGAGTGGAGGGCTGTTGCAAGGTCTTGTGGAGCCTCTGGGGAGATGTAATTGCCTTTTCTGGGTGGGGAAGGCTGGGGGAGGTGTGGCTTCTAGGgaagtggggggtgggaagggatttGGTTTGTTTAGATGTCTGTCTGGGCCCCAGTGCTCAGTTGGGTTGGGACTGAGGCACAATGAGGGAGCTGTGAGCTGTTTTGAATGCTGATACTTTGTGGTATGAGGTGCAGAGCCAAGCTGGGTGTCCACACAGGAGGGACAGTATAGCAGGTGGCTTAGGGACCTGACCATGCATGGAGGACCAGGGCTCACTTGTCCTCTTTGAACACTGGCAGATCACTGTAACCTGTGATGTGGGCTGGACCCTGACAAGCTGCAGTGCTCATCCTGAGACTCCGGTCACCCTGGGAGCCTTCCCTGTGGACAACACCTGTGTTCTGAGGCACCAGCGCactgactataaaggaaggatcAGTATGGAGTTTATAACAGTCATGGCCATCTGCTGCCGGATCCAGCCATCAGGCCTATTGTAGAGCGGATAGAAAGACCTCAACTTGCCTGGTGTGCTGAccagggcagagctggagggGGGATGCTTGGCAGGAGAGAACTTGGTCTTATACCAGGTGCCCTTCCATGGGAGAAGCACAGAAAGATGCTCCTATTGGGAGCAAGGAGGGGGTAGACTTAACAGTAAGGGGGACTCCTGGCAGCACACCTAGTAGAGTAGTGAGCAAAGTTACCTTTCATGAGCATTTGCCTTCAGGAGTTGACACCAGCCTGGGGAGGCCCTGCGGCTGAAATGGGCCAGTTTTAGCTAGAACAAGGTAGGGTGACTTGTGCTGGGGGTCCTCATGGTCTTCTTACTTTGTAAAAACCTCTTTGGGCTTCTTGGTTGAGAGATCCAGCCCCAGCTAGGACAAGAGTGTCTCAGGTGACCATAAggccatgcctcagtttctccttgcTATCCTAACTGTGCTCCATCTTCAGCTATGTCCATGACTAGGATCATTGGAAGTAGAGGGCAATGGATTGCATCCATATCCCTCATTCTTCTGATCCCCCTTTTGCTCCATACCATGTACAGTAGCACCCGTAttttatgtaggaagaaatggagcCAGAGAGGGAAGTGCCTGCTAAACACGCAGTGGGGATGTTGGGTAATATAAAGGGAGATGTCAGGGTGGGCACCTTATTTCTACAGGGAACAGGGTGTGAAGTTCAGCCAAAGCTTTGCCTGCTTGCTTTGGGGCTGCTCCCTGGGGGCATGGGCCTCTCCTGTGGTCATCTCACTCATGGGGTCTGGTGGATACCTGAGGGGTACAGGTGGTATATGTAAGGATCCGCTGCCCACATGTGAATAAATATCAAAACAAACTACCAGTTGTCTATCCTTTGGGGTTATATTGCCTTTGtcatttctggggtttgaactcagaacctgagtgctgttgctgagcttttgttgctcaagacaagcactctaccccttgagtcacagctctacttccagctttttgagtagtttatagaAGAAAagccagactttcctacctaggctggaactgagatcctcagatctcagcctcctgaatagctaggattagagatgtacaccactggcacccagttctcTGCTGTCCTTTTATAGCAGGCAGCTTTTCTGACCTGTTTTACTTCTGTGACTTGATATTTATTCCAGGGTTTGTAACCATTGTTATTTTGTAGTTGTATTTGAGTGACAAGGAGCTTGAGTGGCAAGCTGAGCTTGGCTTAGCTGCAACTGGCAGGGAGACCAGGAACTCCCTTTGGTGATCATCATAGAGGAATATAGTGAAGGTAGATCTGTACCCACCCCAAGACCCACCCACACTTGTGGTACCTCATCCTAGGTTCTGCTCCACCACTGGGCCCAAGTTCTCAACCCCTTTCCCATCCCAGGCCCCAGTCAAGAGGACAGGGCCTAGCACAGAGAATATTCATGGAACTCCTGTTCATATGTGCAGATGTGGTTCTTGGCTTGAAACCAAGCATAGCATGTGACTAGCTTTCCAACTAGCATGCTGCCATTCAGTTGCTCTTCGTGCTACACTGCAGTGCAAGCCCCCTTTCTCATGGTGGGATGGTGTCTTCCAGGTCAGCAAGATCCCAGAAAAAAACAAGGACTAGGCAGGAATAAAACTAACTTCCATTCTCTTGTACTTTAGTCTGCAGTAATCTCTTCTGGCAGTAGATGGCACTCTCACTCAGGGGTCTGAACCAGACCTAGAGCCATGTGAATTCGGAGCTTTCCAGGTGAGCTAAAGGAAAGTTTCTGGTTTGGGGAGACACTAGGTGACAAGAATTTATTCTGCTCATTTCAGGCTGGATTTAGGTCATTATGCAGGCAATGAGTGCCATTCAGTTTGGAGGAACACTGTTCTGCTAGGCCTCCCTATAGAATTCATATAACCCATGATATCTTTATCTATTTTACAGAGTATAGTTATCCCATTCTGTGTGGGCCCTCCTGTCCCCAGCTAATGTTGCCACTGTTTTTAGTCAATGTCTACCTCCACTCAGCCAATGTAAAAATGATGAGATTTTAATAGAGGCAAATCTCCTCCCGACCTGTCTTCTGACAATTCATTGCTGCATGTGGGAAGCGCTCAATAGTCCAGGGATGATAATGGCTGCAGTGTCAGATCTATATCTCCAGTTCCACCATCACCTCTGCTTCCCTTTTACCTGAGGGCCCAGGTCCGACCCCACCCCAGCTGGATTGAAGCCAGCACTTAAGTAGCTTCCTACAGACAGTTGGTCACCATGAGCCAGGAGGAAGCCTGgccttaaggaaaagaaagatcttGATGAACACTAGGGAGAAGACACAGGTGAGCAACATAGGACACAAGGAATGGGAATATATCAGGAAACCTAGCTTTatggaggtgggtgggtgggcacaTGATTTTGTACTGGGGAGTGAACTTCTTGAGAGAGCATTGAGCAAATTGTGCAATTCCTGCTTGATTTGCAGACCTTgtgaaaaattataaaacatcatCCAAAAAATTTCAGTGAAAGTGACATCTCTTCCAAGGCAAGCCTGTCACATTTGTCACTTTGTGGTATGACATTAAAAACAGTTCTCAGCAGGTTGATTGACTGTAATCACTGGAAATGGGGTGGTTGCTAGCAAAGCAGAAATGATGCTCATGGCATCAACAAAGTGACAATGAATCAAAGCTAAGAGTGGGCGGTGATTCTGAAGTAGCTTCCCACGTGGACAGACAgcaggggtggaggtggagggcgTCATCGTTTCCATGGGAAATAAGGGACTAGAAGTGGCAATTTCACTCCTGAATTTGTGCTCCTGAGTACAGTTTCTGGAGACTATATCCCAACACACACCATCATCCAACATTTCAGTGCATATCTCACACACTCCTAACTTGGTATACACTAATACTATGTACCACAGCAGTTATGATCAGGTGAAAGCAAATGATTGCAGATCACATGGTTTGGGACTACAGTTTATTCAATATATCTTCAAGCActaaaaagataaattttaagaAGTCAAAAGGATAATGTTTATAT
Encoded here:
- the LOC125355687 gene encoding proprotein convertase subtilisin/kexin type 9-like, with product MGSYGSGWLWWPLLPLLLLLLLLNPAKARAQQPPDFSGDQEELDQDREESRLTPPWDIYHWPTVIMYRSSEVCEEEESSWKVPDTYLVVFMESQRQEMESIVRSLQALAASQGFMFKVLHVFKDSFPGILMKSDNVGMLDMVLKLRQVTYIEEDSFAFAQSLLWSPQLISPLWNQSLISTWNMGQTSPEWDPLQSLNHRNEDDPVEVYLLGTSIQINHVEIMDRVTISNIETVPEEEWLNTSTPRTEDSCESHGTHLAALVSGQSVGIAKNISIHSIPVLNCQGKGTVSGILMGLEFIWKKLVSKPSKRMVVLLPLVSGYSRSINSACKRLARAGAVLVAAAGNFRRNACAYSPASSPEVITVGAVDSQNQPFTQGPLGTNYGSCVDIFAPGENIVSAANDCDICYVMKSGTAQAAAHVAGIAALMLTAQPNLTVAEVRQRLIHYSVNNAINDTWFPEEARVMTPNLVAALPNTTQETGGQLFCRTVWSAPWSITLADPAEAQCDPEEELLGCSSFSPSGNREGEHVGILGNRHACLSFGDRHVSAVARCCLLPRANCSIHTAPPALVGMKTYSHCPHPDHVLTGCSSHWGIDLGVHQYTSRKQGHQTSQCVGNNEASIHAFCCHAPGLQCKTKKYRALRLLEKITVTCDVGWTLTSCSAHPETPVTLGAFPVDNTCVLRHQRTDYKGRISMEFITVMAICCRIQPSGLL